A genomic segment from Nematostella vectensis chromosome 6, jaNemVect1.1, whole genome shotgun sequence encodes:
- the LOC5521062 gene encoding LIM domain only protein 3 isoform X2, whose product MTTTEKCELYKEPASKRTCGGCGVLINERFLLKALDRYWHEDCLKCSCCECRLGEVGSTLYTKANLILCKRDYLRLFGTRGFCSVCCKTIPAFEMVMRARDNVYHLECFSCQRCNQRFCVGDKFYLFNNRILCVDDYEEMMSYRNMDHGSRYIV is encoded by the exons ATGA cTACAACAGAAAAGtgtgagctctacaaagaaccAGCAAGCAAGCGGACTTGCGGTGGATGTGGCGTGCTTATAAACGAACGGTTCCTACTCAAAGCCTTGGACAGATACTGGCACGAAGACTGCTTAAAGTGCTCTTGTTGCGAATGCCGGCTTGGAGAGGTGGGCTCCACCCTCTACACCAAGGCGAATCTCATCTTATGCAAACGAGATTATTTAAG GTTGTTCGGCACTCGAGGGTTCTGCTCCGTCTGCTGCAAGACTATCCCCGCGTTCGAGATGGTAATGCGAGCCCGCGATAATGTCTATCACCTTGAATGCTTCTCCTGCCAACGCTGTAATCAGCGGTTTTGCGTCGGAGACAAGTTTTACTTGTTTAATAACCGGATTCTTTGTGTGGACGATTACGAGGAGATGATGTCATACAGAAACATGGACCATGGCAGTCGGTACATAGTGTGA
- the LOC5521062 gene encoding LIM domain only protein 3 isoform X1 — protein sequence MTATTEKCELYKEPASKRTCGGCGVLINERFLLKALDRYWHEDCLKCSCCECRLGEVGSTLYTKANLILCKRDYLRLFGTRGFCSVCCKTIPAFEMVMRARDNVYHLECFSCQRCNQRFCVGDKFYLFNNRILCVDDYEEMMSYRNMDHGSRYIV from the exons ATGA cagcTACAACAGAAAAGtgtgagctctacaaagaaccAGCAAGCAAGCGGACTTGCGGTGGATGTGGCGTGCTTATAAACGAACGGTTCCTACTCAAAGCCTTGGACAGATACTGGCACGAAGACTGCTTAAAGTGCTCTTGTTGCGAATGCCGGCTTGGAGAGGTGGGCTCCACCCTCTACACCAAGGCGAATCTCATCTTATGCAAACGAGATTATTTAAG GTTGTTCGGCACTCGAGGGTTCTGCTCCGTCTGCTGCAAGACTATCCCCGCGTTCGAGATGGTAATGCGAGCCCGCGATAATGTCTATCACCTTGAATGCTTCTCCTGCCAACGCTGTAATCAGCGGTTTTGCGTCGGAGACAAGTTTTACTTGTTTAATAACCGGATTCTTTGTGTGGACGATTACGAGGAGATGATGTCATACAGAAACATGGACCATGGCAGTCGGTACATAGTGTGA